From one Leptospira kanakyensis genomic stretch:
- a CDS encoding protein-glutamate methylesterase/protein-glutamine glutaminase, whose protein sequence is MIKLLIVDDQSVVRKVLSEMFIGDKNIQVVGTAANALEAKRLIPQLLPDVISLDVDMPGMSGIEFLDWLMPNFPTPVIMLSTYTVSGANATIKALERGAMDFVKKPDGTEADFLRMLEELTNKIKKLGLGAKPKQYVTNSQPKLVSPKGKQTNIKLIAIGASTGGTQALDFILHKLPNDLPPIVVVQHMPEHFTTLFAQRLNQTTGLPVKEATHGDILEHGHVYLAPGDQHLLVRRMAGRFYLEVEMFDKVSGHRPSVDVMFNSISQGKMGNHCLAILLTGMGRDGASGLKGIKDAGGRTIGQDEESSVVYGMPKEAFLLGGVEKQVSLSAIPDVILQYL, encoded by the coding sequence TGATTAAGTTACTCATTGTTGATGATCAATCGGTTGTGCGAAAAGTCCTTTCGGAGATGTTTATTGGTGACAAAAACATACAAGTTGTTGGAACAGCAGCTAATGCTTTGGAAGCCAAACGTTTGATTCCTCAACTCCTTCCAGATGTAATAAGTTTGGATGTGGACATGCCTGGGATGTCAGGAATCGAGTTTTTAGACTGGCTTATGCCAAACTTTCCAACGCCAGTAATTATGCTTAGCACCTATACAGTATCAGGTGCTAATGCGACAATCAAAGCACTTGAAAGAGGTGCCATGGATTTTGTAAAAAAACCAGATGGTACGGAAGCTGATTTTTTACGAATGTTAGAAGAACTTACAAACAAAATTAAGAAATTAGGTTTAGGCGCAAAACCAAAACAATACGTCACAAATTCCCAACCAAAACTGGTCAGCCCCAAAGGCAAACAAACCAACATCAAACTGATTGCCATTGGTGCATCAACCGGCGGAACCCAAGCATTAGATTTTATTTTACATAAATTACCAAACGACCTACCCCCCATTGTTGTTGTACAACATATGCCAGAACATTTCACAACCTTGTTTGCGCAAAGGCTTAACCAAACGACTGGCCTTCCCGTGAAAGAGGCAACCCATGGAGATATTTTAGAACATGGTCATGTTTATTTAGCACCCGGTGACCAACATCTCCTCGTTCGCCGAATGGCAGGACGTTTTTATTTAGAAGTCGAAATGTTTGATAAAGTTAGTGGCCATCGTCCATCCGTAGACGTAATGTTTAACTCTATCTCACAAGGAAAGATGGGAAATCATTGTTTGGCCATTTTACTCACAGGAATGGGAAGAGATGGAGCTAGTGGATTAAAAGGAATCAAAGATGCTGGTGGACGAACCATCGGTCAAGACGAAGAGTCTAGCGTAGTTTATGGAATGCCCAAAGAAGCGTTTTTGTTAGGTGGTGTTGAAAAACAGGTAAGTCTTTCCGCCATACCAGATGTTATTTTACAATATTTATAA
- a CDS encoding C1 family peptidase: protein MPIRMTDDDKEPEEESKSKGSSFFLIAIIAFLGGLIFKYPKVMIPILLISLLGLICIGSISDDSDTEEDHSTESVSDGPHKLGAKFDTKKYDRTPVYEPLSKDSENTLPSEVSLLKYAPKRQSQGEQGSCTGWAVSYAARTILHAKATGEDPNKVSFSPAYLFNQNTDKDCDGAYPVDLLEDLKKQGNLQFSEFPYNENSCRNKPSSEQKEKAKEFRIEGYQRLTEDGEKYETDIDSIKQYLSQGSPIVISMEVGGTFLDLNKAVWIPTSEDYKAVKRYKKGKDSSGDWGGHAMTAIGYDDNKEGGAFQIMNSWGERFGHKGIFWIRYEDFNLFVREAYALYPPKTFAPNETFSYQLGLIDNSTKEFIPLEQIKDNIYKTKNPIKIGTRFKVSVKNEKPIYLYIFGQETDGSSYVLFPYTDKHSPYCGTSGVRVFPKKQSLEVDNVGKKDSIVIVFAKKQLDYKSINVSVNRSKSNSYLEKFQSVVQTKRSQGSQFGKNGDKIDLVSTDHDPNSLDFVLIEFDKEK from the coding sequence ATGCCAATTCGAATGACAGATGACGACAAGGAACCAGAAGAAGAATCAAAGTCAAAAGGAAGTTCTTTTTTTCTAATAGCGATTATCGCCTTCCTCGGTGGACTTATTTTTAAATACCCTAAGGTAATGATCCCGATTCTACTGATAAGCCTACTTGGACTCATTTGTATTGGAAGTATTTCAGATGATTCTGACACAGAAGAGGATCATTCCACCGAATCTGTGTCAGATGGCCCTCATAAATTAGGTGCAAAGTTTGATACGAAAAAGTATGACAGAACACCCGTTTATGAACCACTTTCGAAAGATTCTGAGAACACGTTACCTTCCGAAGTTTCCTTACTCAAATACGCTCCCAAAAGACAAAGCCAAGGGGAGCAAGGTTCATGTACAGGTTGGGCCGTTTCCTACGCTGCGCGAACCATTTTACACGCAAAAGCAACGGGAGAGGATCCAAACAAGGTTAGTTTTAGTCCGGCTTATCTGTTCAATCAAAACACAGATAAAGATTGTGACGGGGCTTACCCTGTCGACTTACTGGAAGATTTAAAAAAACAAGGGAATTTACAATTTTCAGAATTTCCTTACAATGAAAATTCGTGCCGCAACAAACCTTCTTCAGAACAAAAGGAAAAAGCAAAAGAGTTTCGAATTGAGGGTTACCAACGCCTAACAGAAGATGGCGAAAAATACGAAACTGATATTGATTCAATCAAACAATATTTATCTCAAGGTTCTCCTATAGTGATTTCGATGGAAGTTGGTGGAACTTTTTTAGACCTAAACAAAGCAGTTTGGATTCCCACTTCAGAGGATTACAAAGCAGTCAAACGTTATAAAAAAGGAAAAGATTCATCGGGAGACTGGGGTGGCCATGCAATGACTGCCATTGGTTATGATGATAACAAAGAAGGTGGTGCCTTCCAAATCATGAATTCCTGGGGGGAACGATTTGGCCATAAGGGAATTTTTTGGATTCGTTACGAAGATTTTAATTTATTTGTTAGAGAGGCTTATGCTCTTTATCCACCAAAAACTTTTGCACCTAACGAAACTTTTTCTTACCAACTTGGTTTGATTGACAATTCCACCAAAGAATTCATCCCATTAGAACAAATTAAGGATAATATCTACAAAACAAAAAACCCAATCAAGATTGGGACTCGATTCAAAGTCAGTGTAAAAAACGAAAAACCAATTTATCTTTATATTTTTGGCCAGGAGACGGATGGTAGCTCCTATGTTCTATTTCCTTATACAGATAAACATAGTCCGTATTGCGGAACCAGTGGAGTCAGAGTTTTTCCCAAAAAACAAAGTTTAGAAGTAGATAACGTTGGCAAAAAAGATAGTATCGTTATTGTTTTTGCGAAAAAGCAGTTAGATTACAAGTCAATCAATGTTTCCGTCAATCGATCAAAATCAAATTCCTATTTAGAAAAGTTCCAATCAGTAGTCCAAACAAAACGATCCCAAGGATCCCAATTCGGAAAGAACGGAGATAAAATTGATTTGGTTTCCACAGACCACGATCCGAACTCACTAGACTTTGTACTAATTGAGTTTGATAAAGAAAAATAA
- a CDS encoding LIC_13355 family lipoprotein has product MKIQTNLLLVSTSFLLVWNCETKPSNVDSTLLLPLLQMENTNPIDGSDNPDIPGPVSSHPGVWLADTVKSAPGHTGSGIGNSNNAVNGVRGAGLTGGGTDVFSLYYTLANDHIILEWSGHKITNGPGIDFIVFENAFKVSNPSTYFMDIIIVEVSNDTTNWCGFNPNYSFAPETTYSKNPADWPRFAGRNSVLFHETTKNFGHDPSLVFELANSGGDGFDLDELSDVSNSAGGSGCNSSLRDELKTGFTYIRLSSASSVRWKNPDTNLAFVKEAISNGPDIDGVYARYRTTR; this is encoded by the coding sequence TTGAAAATTCAAACAAACTTACTTCTTGTCAGCACTTCCTTTCTTTTGGTCTGGAATTGCGAAACAAAACCATCTAACGTAGATTCGACTCTACTTTTACCATTGTTACAAATGGAAAATACAAACCCCATCGATGGATCGGACAATCCAGACATTCCTGGTCCCGTCTCCTCTCATCCTGGTGTTTGGTTGGCAGATACAGTAAAGTCTGCGCCTGGGCATACAGGCTCAGGAATCGGAAATAGTAATAATGCAGTGAATGGAGTTCGCGGTGCTGGTCTTACTGGAGGTGGAACCGATGTATTTTCTTTATACTATACATTAGCAAATGATCATATTATTTTAGAATGGTCTGGTCACAAAATTACCAATGGTCCTGGTATTGATTTTATTGTTTTTGAAAATGCATTCAAAGTATCTAACCCGAGTACATATTTTATGGATATCATTATCGTTGAAGTTAGTAACGATACTACCAATTGGTGTGGGTTTAATCCGAATTATAGTTTTGCGCCAGAAACAACATATTCTAAAAATCCTGCTGATTGGCCAAGGTTTGCTGGCAGAAATTCAGTATTATTTCATGAAACAACGAAAAATTTTGGACATGATCCTAGTTTAGTTTTTGAATTGGCAAACTCTGGCGGAGATGGATTTGATTTAGATGAACTAAGTGATGTATCTAATTCAGCAGGTGGATCTGGATGTAATTCCAGTTTAAGAGATGAATTGAAAACTGGATTTACTTACATCAGATTGTCTTCTGCATCTTCGGTTCGTTGGAAAAACCCAGATACAAATTTGGCTTTTGTAAAAGAAGCCATTTCCAATGGGCCGGACATTGACGGAGTGTACGCTAGATACCGAACTACGAGATAA
- a CDS encoding sensor histidine kinase, producing MNWKLLFWLFCLYSCVPLSHTTDSPIAIHGQIDFRDWDFQQSLPLSGEWTFHWNQFNLPNQSIPEKLISSHKQNQNSDNSDDFQTIGERWKNKFEGTGYATYQLNILFPESAKENIYALRFFQTGGAAMSIYIDGVLKLQLGKVGTSKVTMVPTRSSGLIILPYPKAETKILVHISNFHHDDGAFWYPPVLGLQKNISHDSFLEITRDSLLTGALLFMAFYHFVVFLFRRNRILIFYFGLYSLIIALHSISLNGDSLYYLFPNVPYRIAFVLSLIFFLAMPSYLLFLTERFPDNFSKRITNFFVISCSLLFLFVLITPSELGSQTTFYGLFLTIVGLFYTIIGITHAVFQKKEMAIPLLVVQVFLFLTAINDTLYLYGILNYFLILKYSYLSTVLFQSLVLASYFTKSFIKNETLGKELIALNESLEKTVILRTSEYKEAKQVAEEANEWKDKFISLVAHDLRSPLSTVYSALTIATDEDSNEVDKTHIYKQVFVILENAMSTVEHLLNLNRFRRNQGQYLLQLSENRLVEITNPLKTGIIFDLQKKSLQIDWLIPENVTVYTDPSILAEILRNLISNAIKFSYPNGWIRVSSEEQIDYTEITIEDNGQGISQELQKEIFSNPKPSQGTMGERGFGIGLKLCLELMRLHGGNIKVESEPNQGSKFILEFPKKTSAL from the coding sequence ATGAATTGGAAACTTTTGTTTTGGTTGTTTTGCCTATATAGTTGCGTTCCGCTTTCTCATACAACAGACAGTCCCATTGCCATCCATGGACAGATTGACTTTAGGGATTGGGATTTCCAACAATCCCTTCCCCTATCAGGGGAATGGACTTTCCACTGGAATCAATTCAACCTACCTAACCAATCCATACCAGAGAAATTAATTAGCTCTCATAAACAAAATCAAAACTCAGACAACTCTGATGATTTCCAAACTATCGGAGAAAGATGGAAAAATAAATTTGAAGGCACTGGTTACGCCACCTACCAATTGAATATTTTATTCCCTGAGTCTGCAAAAGAAAATATATACGCACTTCGATTCTTTCAAACTGGTGGAGCAGCGATGTCCATATATATCGATGGAGTTTTGAAGTTACAACTTGGAAAAGTAGGAACATCCAAAGTTACCATGGTTCCCACTCGTAGTTCGGGACTCATAATACTTCCTTATCCGAAGGCAGAAACAAAAATCCTTGTCCATATATCTAATTTTCATCATGATGACGGAGCTTTTTGGTATCCGCCGGTTTTAGGTCTTCAAAAAAATATAAGTCACGATTCCTTCCTAGAAATTACAAGAGATTCTCTACTCACCGGTGCCCTATTATTTATGGCATTCTATCACTTTGTCGTATTTTTATTCAGAAGAAATCGAATTCTAATTTTTTACTTTGGTTTGTATAGTCTCATCATTGCCTTACACTCCATTTCGCTCAATGGAGATTCGTTATACTACTTATTTCCAAATGTCCCTTACCGAATTGCTTTTGTACTTTCTTTGATTTTTTTCTTAGCCATGCCTTCTTATCTTTTATTTCTAACCGAACGATTTCCAGACAACTTTTCAAAACGAATTACTAATTTCTTTGTCATATCTTGTTCATTATTATTTCTTTTTGTTTTAATAACACCATCAGAATTGGGGTCACAAACAACATTTTACGGATTATTTTTAACGATCGTCGGATTATTTTACACCATCATTGGTATTACCCACGCTGTTTTTCAAAAAAAAGAAATGGCCATTCCACTGTTAGTAGTTCAAGTTTTTTTATTTTTGACTGCGATCAATGACACTCTTTATCTCTACGGTATACTGAACTATTTTTTGATCCTAAAATATTCTTATCTTTCAACAGTATTATTTCAATCATTGGTTCTTGCTTCTTATTTCACAAAATCTTTTATCAAAAACGAAACTCTAGGAAAAGAACTGATCGCGCTCAACGAATCCTTAGAAAAAACAGTGATCCTTCGTACTAGTGAATACAAAGAAGCAAAACAAGTTGCCGAAGAAGCGAATGAATGGAAAGATAAATTCATATCTCTTGTTGCTCATGATTTACGTTCGCCACTTAGCACCGTTTACTCTGCGTTAACCATTGCGACAGACGAAGATTCTAACGAAGTCGATAAAACGCATATTTACAAACAAGTGTTTGTGATCTTAGAAAATGCAATGTCAACTGTGGAACATCTATTAAACCTAAACCGGTTCCGCAGAAACCAGGGGCAATACCTTTTACAACTATCAGAGAATCGGTTAGTTGAAATAACGAATCCTCTTAAGACTGGGATCATATTTGATCTACAAAAAAAATCATTACAAATTGATTGGCTCATTCCTGAAAATGTAACCGTTTATACAGATCCGTCCATTCTAGCCGAAATCCTTCGGAATCTCATCTCAAACGCAATTAAATTCAGTTACCCGAATGGTTGGATCCGTGTGAGTTCAGAAGAACAGATTGATTATACGGAAATCACTATCGAAGATAATGGCCAAGGAATTTCACAAGAACTGCAAAAAGAAATTTTTTCTAATCCGAAGCCATCACAAGGAACCATGGGAGAAAGAGGGTTTGGGATTGGTCTTAAACTTTGTTTGGAACTTATGCGTCTTCATGGAGGGAATATCAAAGTGGAATCGGAGCCAAATCAAGGGAGTAAGTTTATTTTAGAGTTTCCGAAAAAAACATCTGCACTCTAA
- a CDS encoding response regulator, whose amino-acid sequence MSKKILLCDDAPTALKLMEMVLGDEGYEIFKAENAEQAMKSLELNGPFDGCVFDVNMPGKNGIELSRDFLAHPKGAGANIVIVSTESSDHLRQAGKDAGVKAWIVKPFDDEDLIEVLKRITA is encoded by the coding sequence ATGTCAAAAAAAATATTACTTTGTGATGATGCACCAACTGCCTTAAAACTAATGGAAATGGTTCTTGGTGATGAAGGTTACGAAATATTCAAAGCAGAAAATGCAGAACAAGCAATGAAAAGCCTGGAACTCAATGGCCCTTTTGATGGTTGTGTATTTGATGTCAACATGCCAGGAAAAAATGGAATCGAATTATCTCGTGATTTTTTAGCCCACCCCAAAGGAGCTGGAGCCAATATCGTGATAGTTTCTACAGAATCTAGTGATCACTTGCGGCAAGCCGGAAAAGACGCAGGTGTAAAAGCTTGGATTGTGAAACCATTTGATGATGAAGATTTGATCGAAGTACTAAAACGGATTACAGCTTAA
- a CDS encoding adenylate/guanylate cyclase domain-containing protein: MFPYIRIAVVLIAISICSYCSPRSGQLQIPTAAAGTLDLSLWSWLQGTVPLDGEWKLDGVPWEVPSTKGFHGNPLGHGVYRLKIILPDNSHQLAILSPLVGTAFSLSVDGAVIAKEGLVSPVSGSGFPSYRPRVILIPKTEKTEMDLEVEVSNWDDQFGGIYYSLTLGTLDQIQGIRTQAVIWEAFLFGAIFLMGLYHCGSFFFRSQNRAPLWFGVFCLMISFRSTFYSETLFLEIFPDVSWYFVIRGVYVTMALALVSFAAFVDRLYPKFSYRPATIITMIGGILYAVINVTAPIVWTTKLLVPFQLLLVSYGIYSLIIVGRALLHKEPGAGLFVGGTVVFLFTVLLDIVKSHFFWNLPSLVNVGTFVFLLAQSLVVARLFANAFATSEMHSAALEKINSSLERFIPREVLGLLNKKSITEIALGDFTEMKMTVFFLDIRNFTGLSESMSPKENFKFINSFLKLFGPIIRDHNGFVDKYLGDGMMALFPGPPDESLVAAIAMRHALREYNDGRVRGGYQAVEFGIGIHTGPLMLGTIGENRRMDSTVISDTVNAASRLEGLTKKYSADILVSGSTIASLERPELFQTKFVAEETVKGKLKPIEVFLVTHES; this comes from the coding sequence ATGTTTCCATATATTCGTATTGCTGTAGTCTTGATTGCCATTAGTATTTGTTCGTACTGTTCGCCGCGATCTGGACAATTACAAATTCCCACTGCGGCGGCAGGAACATTAGATCTAAGTTTGTGGTCATGGCTTCAGGGGACGGTTCCTCTAGATGGGGAATGGAAACTCGATGGAGTTCCTTGGGAAGTCCCGTCCACCAAGGGATTTCATGGAAATCCTCTGGGGCATGGTGTTTATCGGTTAAAAATTATACTACCGGACAATTCTCATCAATTAGCTATATTGTCTCCCTTGGTCGGAACCGCCTTCTCGTTGTCAGTTGATGGGGCTGTCATAGCAAAAGAAGGTCTTGTTTCGCCCGTATCGGGAAGTGGTTTTCCTTCTTATCGGCCAAGGGTCATCTTAATTCCGAAAACAGAAAAAACTGAAATGGATTTGGAGGTTGAGGTATCAAACTGGGATGATCAATTTGGCGGTATCTATTATAGTTTAACACTCGGTACTTTAGATCAAATTCAAGGGATCCGAACACAAGCAGTGATTTGGGAGGCCTTTCTCTTTGGCGCCATTTTTCTTATGGGACTTTATCATTGTGGTTCCTTCTTCTTCCGTAGTCAAAATAGGGCGCCACTATGGTTCGGTGTATTTTGTTTGATGATTTCATTTCGTTCTACTTTTTACAGTGAAACATTGTTTTTAGAAATTTTCCCAGATGTTAGCTGGTATTTTGTGATTCGTGGTGTATATGTTACCATGGCATTGGCATTGGTAAGTTTTGCTGCCTTTGTTGATCGTTTGTATCCCAAATTTTCATATCGGCCAGCAACAATCATTACCATGATTGGTGGGATTTTATATGCAGTCATTAATGTTACTGCCCCTATTGTTTGGACAACCAAATTGTTAGTTCCTTTTCAATTGTTACTTGTTTCTTATGGAATCTATAGTTTAATCATTGTTGGCCGAGCACTTCTTCATAAAGAACCCGGAGCAGGGTTATTTGTTGGGGGAACAGTTGTTTTTTTGTTCACCGTATTGCTTGATATTGTAAAAAGTCATTTTTTCTGGAATCTTCCATCTTTAGTGAATGTAGGGACATTCGTTTTTTTATTAGCACAGTCTTTGGTTGTTGCACGTCTTTTTGCTAATGCATTTGCTACGAGCGAAATGCATTCTGCCGCCTTAGAAAAAATAAATTCCTCTCTTGAAAGATTCATTCCTCGAGAAGTGTTGGGTTTATTGAATAAAAAAAGTATCACAGAAATTGCTTTAGGTGATTTTACCGAAATGAAAATGACTGTATTCTTTTTGGATATTCGAAATTTCACTGGTTTATCTGAATCAATGAGTCCAAAAGAAAACTTCAAGTTTATCAATTCGTTTCTTAAACTATTTGGTCCCATCATTAGAGATCATAATGGATTTGTGGATAAATACCTGGGAGATGGAATGATGGCACTTTTTCCTGGCCCACCTGATGAATCTTTGGTGGCAGCCATCGCCATGAGGCATGCACTTCGGGAATACAACGATGGGCGGGTTAGGGGTGGATATCAGGCTGTGGAGTTTGGGATTGGAATTCATACTGGCCCACTAATGCTTGGGACTATCGGTGAAAACAGAAGGATGGACTCCACTGTCATTAGCGATACTGTCAATGCCGCCAGTCGTTTAGAAGGGTTAACAAAAAAATATTCTGCCGATATTCTTGTTTCTGGATCTACGATTGCTAGTTTGGAGCGGCCTGAATTGTTTCAGACAAAGTTTGTTGCAGAAGAAACTGTAAAAGGAAAGCTAAAGCCAATTGAAGTTTTTCTTGTCACACATGAGTCTTAG
- a CDS encoding WG repeat-containing protein translates to MKFLLTFLIFFIPLLAKSNLPISFEENGLYGFKNKSGKVIIKPQYQHVMDFTKESVSFVVSDNKWVCIDTKNKILLETFVYDNGPDYYSEKLARFVENGKFGFFDSHCKKQIPASYDFVFPFVNGFSIVCNGCKLQPEDEHSRIVGGKYGAINKTGKLVIPIQYEQIDSIDAKKKTANVTNNKTKITINFK, encoded by the coding sequence ATGAAATTTCTTTTAACTTTCTTAATTTTCTTTATACCATTACTTGCTAAGTCTAATCTTCCAATTTCTTTTGAAGAAAATGGGCTTTATGGTTTTAAAAATAAATCGGGCAAAGTCATCATCAAACCCCAATACCAACATGTGATGGACTTCACCAAAGAATCAGTCAGTTTTGTTGTGAGTGACAACAAGTGGGTATGTATTGATACCAAAAACAAAATTCTTTTGGAAACCTTTGTTTATGATAATGGGCCTGATTATTATTCAGAAAAACTCGCGCGGTTTGTAGAAAACGGTAAGTTTGGTTTTTTTGATTCTCATTGCAAAAAACAAATCCCTGCGAGTTATGATTTTGTTTTTCCTTTTGTAAACGGTTTTTCTATCGTATGTAATGGCTGTAAATTACAACCAGAGGATGAACATTCAAGGATTGTAGGAGGAAAGTATGGTGCCATAAATAAAACAGGCAAACTAGTCATTCCAATCCAATATGAACAGATTGACTCCATTGATGCAAAAAAGAAAACAGCCAACGTTACCAACAACAAAACAAAGATTACAATCAACTTCAAATAG
- a CDS encoding chemotaxis protein CheD, whose product MKQQVFLNIGEAYFTSGFYEIRTILGSCVSVCLFHEKTKHSAINHILLPGSNDKIEEKKSSRYGITSMELIINEFVKLNIPRNELKAKIFGGSQTLKLTTSHAGPKNVSFVKSFLQTEKIPIVSEDTGGELYRKLVFHTDSYDVFITRIPANLSTEILTQERHFETKVRERMVKKTAIYTF is encoded by the coding sequence ATGAAACAACAAGTTTTTCTAAATATTGGTGAAGCTTATTTTACCTCAGGCTTTTATGAAATCCGAACTATTTTGGGATCTTGTGTTTCTGTCTGTTTGTTTCACGAAAAAACAAAACATAGCGCCATCAATCATATTCTCTTACCAGGTAGTAACGACAAAATAGAAGAGAAAAAAAGTTCACGTTACGGAATTACTTCCATGGAACTTATCATCAATGAATTTGTGAAACTCAATATCCCACGTAATGAATTAAAGGCAAAAATCTTTGGTGGATCCCAGACTTTAAAACTAACAACGAGTCATGCTGGCCCTAAAAATGTAAGTTTTGTTAAAAGTTTTTTGCAAACGGAAAAAATCCCAATCGTCAGTGAAGACACAGGTGGGGAGTTGTATCGAAAGTTGGTTTTCCATACGGATAGTTATGACGTTTTTATAACCAGGATACCTGCGAACCTATCTACTGAAATTCTCACACAAGAAAGACATTTTGAAACTAAGGTTCGCGAAAGGATGGTTAAAAAAACGGCCATTTATACATTTTAA
- a CDS encoding RecQ family ATP-dependent DNA helicase, translating to MTLKQSCEIFGISQFRGNQETIIKHVLSKKHALVLMPTGMGKSLCYQIPALTLPGTCIVISPLIALMKDQVAALQSKAVPATFINSSLGKKERLDRYDKLKSGEYKIVYVSPERFQKKEFLDALSGINISLLAIDEAHCISQWGHDFRPDYTKVAWFREILGSPTTIALTATASKRVQDDIITQLGFSKEKIQIFDNGLFRPNLKLSVMDCFDSESKYKTILEDLNQSKGATIIYFSLISELEKFSHFLDTKHKKHFFYHGKLSPDQRNKIQSLFLKSEDGLLLATNAFGMGIDKPNIRNIYHAQISGSIESYYQEIGRAGRDGHPSDCRLYYCQDDLSVQMEFIEWQNPDVSYLKKLFQTLLQKQTELPSLDYETLQSYLTYKNKGDHRIQTALSLLASKGLISGDIERGTLQIESTWSDSFFSEAELLDKKKENQKRLYQTVLYTKTKDCRRKFIHEYFDSPFEICGNCDLCLDPL from the coding sequence ATGACTCTAAAGCAATCTTGTGAAATTTTTGGCATTTCCCAATTTCGTGGAAACCAGGAAACAATCATCAAACATGTTTTATCGAAAAAACATGCTCTCGTCCTTATGCCAACGGGTATGGGCAAATCTTTGTGTTATCAAATCCCTGCTCTCACATTGCCAGGAACGTGTATTGTCATTTCTCCTCTGATAGCTCTCATGAAAGACCAAGTTGCCGCCTTACAAAGTAAAGCTGTTCCTGCAACATTTATCAATTCTAGTTTGGGGAAAAAGGAAAGGTTGGATCGGTATGACAAACTAAAATCTGGAGAGTATAAAATAGTATATGTTTCTCCGGAAAGATTTCAAAAAAAAGAATTTTTGGATGCACTTAGTGGAATCAATATTTCTCTTCTTGCCATTGATGAGGCACATTGTATCAGCCAATGGGGTCATGACTTTCGGCCTGACTATACTAAAGTTGCTTGGTTTCGTGAAATTTTAGGTTCTCCAACTACCATTGCATTGACGGCGACTGCCTCCAAACGAGTACAAGATGATATCATCACTCAATTGGGATTTTCCAAAGAAAAAATTCAGATTTTTGACAATGGTTTGTTTCGTCCAAATTTGAAACTATCGGTAATGGATTGTTTTGATTCGGAATCAAAATACAAAACAATTTTGGAAGATTTGAATCAGTCGAAAGGTGCTACTATTATCTACTTTAGTTTGATTAGCGAATTAGAAAAGTTTAGCCACTTTTTGGATACGAAACATAAAAAGCATTTTTTTTATCACGGCAAACTTTCTCCAGATCAAAGAAACAAAATACAATCTTTATTTCTTAAATCAGAAGATGGGCTTCTACTTGCTACTAACGCTTTTGGAATGGGGATTGATAAACCAAATATTCGTAATATTTATCATGCACAAATTTCCGGAAGTATAGAGTCTTATTACCAAGAAATTGGTCGCGCAGGGAGAGATGGTCACCCTTCTGATTGTAGACTTTATTATTGCCAAGATGATCTCAGTGTACAAATGGAATTTATTGAATGGCAAAACCCTGATGTATCGTATTTGAAAAAATTATTTCAAACCTTACTACAAAAACAAACTGAATTACCCAGTTTGGATTATGAAACCTTACAATCTTATTTGACTTATAAAAACAAAGGAGACCATCGAATTCAAACAGCTCTAAGTTTATTGGCAAGTAAAGGTCTTATTTCTGGGGATATCGAACGTGGAACTTTACAAATTGAGTCCACTTGGTCTGATTCCTTTTTTTCAGAAGCCGAATTGTTGGATAAAAAAAAGGAAAATCAAAAACGACTCTATCAAACGGTTCTTTATACAAAAACAAAAGATTGTCGGCGGAAGTTCATCCATGAATATTTTGATTCTCCTTTCGAGATTTGTGGGAATTGTGATTTGTGTTTAGATCCTTTATGA
- a CDS encoding RNA recognition motif domain-containing protein has product MSVNIYVGNLSYEMTENKLNELFSVHGAVSSAKIITDQYTGGSKGFGFIEMKERKDADNAINDLNGKNILNREMKVNPVCIRVQMFFSETLK; this is encoded by the coding sequence ATGTCAGTAAATATCTATGTAGGAAACCTTTCTTACGAAATGACCGAAAACAAGCTAAATGAGCTTTTTTCAGTGCACGGAGCAGTTTCTTCTGCTAAAATCATTACAGACCAATACACTGGTGGTTCAAAAGGTTTCGGTTTTATCGAAATGAAAGAACGTAAAGATGCAGACAATGCAATCAATGATTTAAACGGAAAGAATATTCTAAACCGAGAAATGAAAGTGAATCCTGTCTGCATTAGAGTGCAGATGTTTTTTTCGGAAACTCTAAAATAA